From Amycolatopsis sp. cg9, one genomic window encodes:
- a CDS encoding MarR family winged helix-turn-helix transcriptional regulator: MVTRAERNATDPDLGVLSGRLLFAVQRELFATLAAQGFDDLKPRHGAVLAYLDDGGVRATELSRSAGQHKQIIGTLVDELEALGYVERRPDPHDRRAKLICPTARGLAQMRAADAIMAAIQRRHAERVGPRDYQEFKRVLIDITEHQRGRS; this comes from the coding sequence GTGGTGACCCGGGCGGAGCGGAACGCGACGGACCCCGATCTCGGCGTCCTGTCCGGCCGGCTCCTGTTCGCCGTCCAGCGGGAGCTCTTCGCCACGCTCGCCGCCCAGGGCTTCGACGACCTGAAACCCCGGCACGGCGCCGTGCTCGCGTACCTGGACGACGGCGGTGTCCGGGCGACCGAGCTGTCCCGGTCGGCCGGACAGCACAAGCAGATCATCGGGACGCTCGTCGACGAGCTGGAAGCCCTCGGCTACGTGGAACGGCGGCCCGACCCGCATGACCGGCGCGCGAAGCTGATCTGCCCCACTGCGCGGGGGCTCGCCCAGATGCGCGCGGCCGACGCGATCATGGCCGCCATCCAGCGGCGGCACGCGGAGCGCGTCGGGCCGCGGGACTACCAGGAGTTCAAGCGGGTGCTCATCGACATCACCGAGCACCAGCGCGGCCGGTCCTGA